From the Cytophagia bacterium CHB2 genome, one window contains:
- a CDS encoding PhoH family protein translates to MSEQRISIRGADPLLLLGQGDRHLKEIASNFDARITVRGSEIILKGEEKELKNIERIFTELILMLNRNGELRDADIETVVQLVKRGEASQTPAPQAGNNLPAIVYTKTAAIKPRTAGQHEFYQATQKNDIVFVIGPAGTGKTYLAVAIAVAHLRDRQVDRIVLARPAVEAGESLGFLPGDLREKVDPYLRPLYDALNDMIPAEKLRRYLETDVIEIVPLAYMRGRTLHNAFVILDEAQNTTPSQMKMFLTRLGINSKAIITGDITQIDLPSSTESGLVQIREILNGIEGIAFVYLDDKDVVRHKLVRDIIKAYDQYQR, encoded by the coding sequence ATTTCCGAACAAAGGATTTCGATTCGCGGCGCGGATCCGCTGTTGTTGCTGGGACAAGGTGACCGCCATCTCAAGGAAATTGCCAGCAACTTCGACGCCCGCATCACCGTGCGCGGCAGTGAAATCATTCTCAAAGGCGAGGAGAAGGAACTTAAGAATATCGAACGCATTTTCACCGAGTTGATTTTGATGCTCAATCGCAACGGCGAGCTGCGCGACGCAGACATTGAAACCGTGGTGCAACTTGTGAAGCGCGGTGAAGCCTCGCAAACACCCGCCCCGCAAGCAGGCAACAACCTGCCGGCCATTGTTTACACCAAGACCGCCGCCATCAAGCCGCGTACCGCCGGGCAGCATGAATTTTATCAAGCCACGCAGAAAAACGACATCGTATTCGTTATCGGGCCTGCCGGCACGGGAAAAACCTACCTGGCCGTTGCAATCGCTGTTGCGCATTTGCGCGATCGCCAAGTCGATCGCATCGTGCTGGCGCGCCCGGCCGTGGAGGCCGGTGAAAGCCTGGGGTTTTTGCCCGGCGATTTGCGTGAAAAAGTCGATCCCTACCTGCGCCCGTTGTATGACGCGTTGAACGATATGATCCCGGCGGAAAAGCTGCGGCGTTATTTGGAAACGGATGTTATTGAAATCGTGCCGCTGGCCTACATGCGCGGCCGCACGCTGCACAATGCCTTTGTCATTCTCGATGAGGCGCAAAACACCACGCCCTCGCAAATGAAAATGTTTTTGACCCGCCTCGGCATCAATTCCAAAGCGATTATCACCGGAGATATTACACAGATCGACTTGCCCAGCTCGACCGAATCCGGCCTGGTGCAAATTCGCGAAATCCTGAACGGCATCGAAGGCATTGCGTTCGTTTATCTGGATGACAAGGACGTGGTGAGGCATAAACTGGTGCGCG
- a CDS encoding LysM peptidoglycan-binding domain-containing protein, producing the protein MKAFSKILFILSFGLLLAALSSPAVAQEKMSMDEYRQQLAEWQKREADAKAAIPQVDAEIAALKAELASLDQQITKEWDDIYAMIGTDRAGVDAYRNDLKSLEAEVDGLMALSPEELFKRRAEIDALQARLDEMKKSKISVLSEMQDNIARIEGKLTQLRSRMPKAIYSEYNVQRGDYLWRISGKQDIYGDPYQWMRIYSYNRDQIKDPDLIYPNQTFKIQREVGPDEYLVAKGDFLGKIAKGLGDPSMWRRLYEANKDIIGDDASKLYPYTVLRIPR; encoded by the coding sequence ATGAAAGCATTCTCAAAGATTTTGTTTATCCTCTCTTTCGGCCTTCTGCTCGCGGCGCTCTCCAGCCCCGCCGTTGCCCAAGAAAAAATGTCGATGGATGAATATCGCCAACAACTAGCGGAATGGCAAAAGAGAGAAGCGGACGCCAAAGCGGCAATTCCGCAAGTCGATGCTGAAATTGCCGCGTTAAAAGCGGAATTGGCAAGCCTCGATCAGCAGATTACGAAAGAATGGGATGATATTTATGCGATGATCGGCACGGACCGCGCCGGCGTCGACGCCTATCGTAATGATCTGAAAAGCCTCGAAGCCGAAGTTGACGGCCTCATGGCCCTCTCGCCGGAAGAGTTGTTCAAGCGCCGCGCCGAGATCGATGCGCTGCAAGCCCGTCTCGACGAGATGAAGAAGAGCAAGATTTCGGTGCTCTCCGAGATGCAAGACAACATCGCGCGTATCGAAGGCAAGCTGACGCAACTGCGCTCACGCATGCCCAAGGCGATTTACAGCGAGTACAATGTCCAGCGCGGCGACTATCTCTGGCGCATTTCCGGCAAGCAGGACATTTACGGCGATCCCTATCAATGGATGAGAATCTACTCCTACAATCGTGATCAGATCAAGGATCCCGATTTGATTTATCCCAATCAAACCTTCAAGATTCAGCGCGAAGTCGGCCCGGATGAATATTTGGTTGCCAAGGGCGACTTTCTCGGCAAAATCGCGAAGGGTTTGGGCGATCCTTCCATGTGGCGCCGGTTGTATGAAGCGAATAAAGACATCATCGGTGACGATGCCAGCAAACTCTACCCCTATACGGTTTTGCGCATTCCCCGATAA
- a CDS encoding esterase, translating into MNREIHGWWSPTLNKHMDLAVYGHYGFALLMIPTAAADFLEYERFHLIDAIADFVNAGKVKVFSINTVNNESWFNDSIPPHYKALRHQQFNDYVFNEVIPFIHSHCHGRVMTIATGASVGAFHSANLLFKRPDLLDGMIAMSGIYDLKYYTHGYYDDNCYFNSPMDYLPGLHDDRYLSLLREKQHIYILSGQGPYEAPDRSRELASLLAAKGIPHYLDIWGHDMRHDWPTWRRMLPHYLGTRF; encoded by the coding sequence ATGAACCGAGAGATTCACGGTTGGTGGAGTCCCACGTTAAACAAGCACATGGATTTGGCGGTTTATGGGCATTACGGCTTTGCGCTGCTGATGATTCCGACCGCGGCCGCGGATTTTCTGGAATATGAACGGTTTCATCTGATCGATGCCATCGCAGATTTTGTCAATGCCGGCAAAGTCAAAGTTTTTTCCATCAACACAGTGAATAATGAAAGTTGGTTCAATGACAGCATCCCTCCTCACTACAAGGCCCTCCGGCATCAGCAATTCAATGACTACGTGTTCAATGAAGTCATTCCCTTTATTCATAGCCATTGTCATGGCCGCGTGATGACGATTGCCACGGGCGCAAGCGTCGGAGCATTTCATTCCGCCAACTTGCTGTTCAAACGGCCGGATTTGCTCGACGGCATGATCGCGATGAGCGGCATCTATGATTTGAAGTACTACACTCATGGCTATTACGACGACAATTGTTATTTTAACAGCCCGATGGATTATTTGCCCGGTTTGCATGACGATCGTTACTTGTCGTTGCTGCGTGAAAAGCAGCATATCTACATTTTGAGCGGTCAAGGCCCATATGAGGCGCCGGATCGTTCACGCGAACTGGCAAGTTTATTGGCCGCCAAGGGGATTCCGCATTACCTGGACATTTGGGGACACGACATGAGGCACGATTGGCCGACATGGCGACGGATGCTGCCGCATTATCTTGGCACGCGCTTTTAA